In Taeniopygia guttata chromosome 2, bTaeGut7.mat, whole genome shotgun sequence, one genomic interval encodes:
- the XCR1 gene encoding chemokine XC receptor 1 has product MDEDYYLDENYSYEYPNETNVCEMGDYFTFNIYLTAVLYILVFFLSLLGNTLVLWILLKYENLTSLTNIFIMNLCISDLVFSCMLPFWVVDQSFGWIFGEFLCKASNAIFSIGYYSGVFFLTLMTILRYLFVVNPLSTLRSQTQCCGVLVSLAVWTVSILIVVPEVIHTTVQKDLEEHRYCDYADGNWKKVDIYMRNVLFLFSFGVIIFCYFKILIILLRARSRRKHRTVRLILIIVVVFFLCWAPYNILSFLTTFPPPTCQYVKDSSLAFHISRKIAFSHCCLNPVLYVFVGVKFKRHLAQLCSLCLHCSNGQASSPRTCYEVKLQHEGTSVY; this is encoded by the coding sequence ATGGATGAAGACTATTATTTAGATGAAAATTACTCATATGAATACCCTAATGAAACCAATGTCTGTGAAATGGGTGACTACTTCACATTTAACATCTATCTCACTGCTGTCCTCTACATTCTGGTATTTTTCCTCAGTCTGCTAGGAAACACTTTGGTGTTATGGATCCTACTGAAATATGAAAACCTTACATCTTTAACAAACATCTTCATCATGAATCTCTGTATCTCCGATTTAGTCTTCTCCTGCATGCTGCCATTTTGGGTAGTGGACCAGTCCTTTGGATGGATTTTTGGTGAGTTCCTTTGCAAAGCATCAAATGCTATTTTCTCCATTGGCTACTACAGCggtgttttctttttgactCTCATGACTATCCTGAGGTACTTGTTTGTCGTGAACCCCCTTTCAACTCTGAGATCCCAGACGCAATGCTGTGGTGTTCTGGTGTCCTTGGCTGTCTGGACTGTTAGCATCTTAATTGTGGTTCCTGAGGTGATTCACACCACAGTGCAAAAAGACTTGGAAGAGCACAGGTACTGTGATTATGCAGATGGGAACTGGAAAAAGGTAGATATTTATATGAGAAATGTACtcttcctgttttcctttggaGTCATcatattttgttatttcaaGATACTCATAATCCTGCTTAGAGCAAGATCTCGCAGAAAGCACAGAACTGTGAGACTCATCCTCATtattgtggttgtttttttcctgtgctgggcacccTACAACATCCTCAGCTTCCTGACTACTTTTCCACCACCTACCTGTCAGTATGTAAAAGACTCCAGCCTTGCCTTTCACATCAGCCGTAAAATTGCtttctcccactgctgcctcaACCCTGTGCTCTATGTATTTGTTGGAGTGAAGTTCAAGAGGCATTTGGCACAGTTATGCAGTCTGTGTTTACACTGCAGCAATGGTCAAGCCTCCAGCCCAAGGACCTGCTATGAAGTCAAATTACAGCATGAAGGGACATCCGTCTACTGA